A single region of the Sorghum bicolor cultivar BTx623 chromosome 9, Sorghum_bicolor_NCBIv3, whole genome shotgun sequence genome encodes:
- the LOC8068184 gene encoding nitrogen regulatory protein P-II homolog isoform X1, whose protein sequence is MSPATSAAAVPTPGVLIRQSTSTLRPLPPARPRLLILPSGTARPLRVATAPRRLPVTAQSAANPAGYLPESEFYKVEAILRLWRVPHVSSGLLEMGIRGVTVSDVRGFGAQGGSTERHGGSEFSEDTFIAKVKMEIVVCKEQVEAVIDKIIEKARTGEIGDGKIFLIPVSDVVRIRTGERGKEAERMTGGLSDRLLSSVVSIS, encoded by the exons ATGTCGCCGGcgacctccgccgccgccgttcccaCACCCGGTGTCCTCATCCGCCAATCCACGTCGACGCTGCGGCCCTTGCCCCCTGCCCGCCCTCGCCTCCTCATCCTCCCCTCGGGGACCGCGAGGCCGCTCCGAGTCGCCACGGCCCCTCGTCGCCTCCCAGTCACCGCCCAGAGCGCCGCCAACCCAG CAGGTTACCTGCCTGAATCGGAGTTCTACAAGGTCGAGGCCATCCTCAG GCTGTGGAGAGTGCCGCACGTGTCCTCG GGCTTGTTGGAGATGGGGATCAGAGGTGTGACGGTGTCGGACGTCCGGGGATTTGGGGCGCAGGGAGGGTCAACGGAACGCCATGGAG GGTCAGAATTTTCAGAAGACACGTTTATTGCTAAAGTCAAAATGGAAATAGTGGTCTGCAAGGAGCAG GTGGAAGCAGTAATCGACAAAATAATTGAAAAGGCAAGAACCGGAGAAATTGGCGACGGGAAGATATTCT TGATCCCGGTCTCGGATGTGGTAAGAATCCGCACCGGCGAACGTGGGAAGGAGGCTGAGAGGATGACTGGTGGACTGTCCGATAGGCTGTTGTCCTCTGTGGTATCGATTTCATGA
- the LOC8068184 gene encoding nitrogen regulatory protein P-II homolog isoform X2 — translation MSPATSAAAVPTPGVLIRQSTSTLRPLPPARPRLLILPSGTARPLRVATAPRRLPVTAQSAANPGYLPESEFYKVEAILRLWRVPHVSSGLLEMGIRGVTVSDVRGFGAQGGSTERHGGSEFSEDTFIAKVKMEIVVCKEQVEAVIDKIIEKARTGEIGDGKIFLIPVSDVVRIRTGERGKEAERMTGGLSDRLLSSVVSIS, via the exons ATGTCGCCGGcgacctccgccgccgccgttcccaCACCCGGTGTCCTCATCCGCCAATCCACGTCGACGCTGCGGCCCTTGCCCCCTGCCCGCCCTCGCCTCCTCATCCTCCCCTCGGGGACCGCGAGGCCGCTCCGAGTCGCCACGGCCCCTCGTCGCCTCCCAGTCACCGCCCAGAGCGCCGCCAACCCAG GTTACCTGCCTGAATCGGAGTTCTACAAGGTCGAGGCCATCCTCAG GCTGTGGAGAGTGCCGCACGTGTCCTCG GGCTTGTTGGAGATGGGGATCAGAGGTGTGACGGTGTCGGACGTCCGGGGATTTGGGGCGCAGGGAGGGTCAACGGAACGCCATGGAG GGTCAGAATTTTCAGAAGACACGTTTATTGCTAAAGTCAAAATGGAAATAGTGGTCTGCAAGGAGCAG GTGGAAGCAGTAATCGACAAAATAATTGAAAAGGCAAGAACCGGAGAAATTGGCGACGGGAAGATATTCT TGATCCCGGTCTCGGATGTGGTAAGAATCCGCACCGGCGAACGTGGGAAGGAGGCTGAGAGGATGACTGGTGGACTGTCCGATAGGCTGTTGTCCTCTGTGGTATCGATTTCATGA
- the LOC110430239 gene encoding probable inactive DNA (cytosine-5)-methyltransferase DRM3 → MVKIEDHAEDGGIDADVRGLGEAAVDPLPGSVHATFKEEEGEPSSSSGKLRSEFIGMGFSSKLVDKVLQRHGDDDSNTILESLLSYSDLKQSGSESSGSLGSLFDSDNEENNSSLESRKVINQDIKPELDSFSEKWSFLLRTMNFSQQEVDLAFKQLGDEAPLEQLVDFIVNAQSGVSSGGPENGDATNEGKTELLYGVMEKTLSLLQMGFTEEEVSSVLENSDQRATIQELADSILARRIANSIEQKEVKIESDFLGEAEPDYSSYQPSYSAASYYDDDNNNIRVKRAKHVFIDDTGASSSHLGNPWSMGTSDMPVKVELEAMTPGRRANVQGDLAKPPFFLYGNMVDIPKDTWYQLTQFLYNVEPEFVNSQSFSALTRKEGYIHNLPVEKRRVVVPKSPMTIEEALPFTRQWWPSWDTRKHISVVTIEVGEIEQTCERLGSMVRESRGVLSEARQMQIIHQCRVSNLIWVGQNKLGPLEPRQVERILGYPHNHTNLFELNQSDRFGAMKFAFQTDTLSYFLSVLKGMYPDGIRVLSIYSGIGGAEVTLHRLGIPLKCVISVEESEVNRKILRRWWSKTEQTGVLRQHPGIWKLKTHVIEDLVKEFGGFDLIIGGNYTSCKGGNTVNTTMGLDSNRFYEYARVVKRVRTAVGLS, encoded by the exons ATG GTTAAGATCGAAGACCATGCCGAGGACGGCGGCATAGATGCTGATGTCAGGGGCCTCGGGGAGGCTGCTGTGGATCCGCTGCCTGGCTCGGTGCATGCCACCTTCAAGGAGGAG GAGGGTGAACCGAGTTCTTCATCTGGTAAACTAAGATCAGAGTTCATTGGAATGGGTTTCTCATCCAAGCTGGTAGACAAGGTTCTCCAGAGACATG GTGATGATGATTCTAACACAATTTTGGAATCTCTTCTGTCCTATTCT GACCTTAAGCAATCTGGATCCGAGTCATCGGGTTCTCTTGGAAGTTTATTTGATTCTGATAATGAAGAGAACAATTCTTCTTTAGAGTCTAGGAAAGTAATCAACCAAGACATCAAG CCAGAGCTTGATTCTTTCTCAGAGAAGTGGTCATTTTTACTCAGAACAATGAACTTTTCACAACAAGAAGTTGATTTAGCCTTCAAGCAACTAG GTGATGAAGCGCCATTAGAACAGCTCGTGGACTTCATTGTCAATGCTCAATCAGGAGTATCGTCTGGAGGACCGGAAAATGGTGATGCTACAAATGAG GGGAAGACTGAATTACTCTATGGTGTGATGGAAAAAACACTTAGCTTGCTTCAGATGGGCTTTACCGAGGAAGAGGTATCATCAGTGCTTGAGAATTCTG ACCAGAGAGCAACTATTCAGGAGCTGGCTGACTCAATTTTGGCAAGGCGAATAGCCAATAGCATTGAGCAGAAAGAG GTAAAAATTGAATCTGACTTTCTAGGCGAGGCAGAACCTGATTATTCTTCATACCAGCCCTCATACTCTGCTGCAAGCTATTATGACGATGACAACAACAATATACGGGTTAAAAGGGCTAAGCATGTATTTATCGATGACACAGGTGCCTCCAGTAGTCACCTTGGCAATCCATGGTCTATGGGGACAAGTGATATGCCTGTTAAGGTAGAACTTGAGGCAATGACACCAGGCCGCCGTGCAAATGTACAAGGTGACCTTGCTAAacccccatttttcttgtatggAAATATGGTAGACATCCCAAAAGACACATGGTATCAACTCACACAGTTCTTATACAATGTGGagcctgagtttgtgaacagtCAGTCCTTCTCTGCTCTGACTCGAAAGGAAGGTTACATTCACAACCTTCCAGTGGAGAAAAGACGTGTCGTGGTTCCAAAGTCTCCAATGACTATTGAAGAAGCACTTCCGTTCACCAGACAGTGGTGGCCCTCTTGGGATACAAGGAAACATATCAGTGTAGTTACTATAGAGGTTGGAGAGATTGAGCAGACATGTGAAAGATTGGGGAGCATGGTTAGAGAGTCAAGAGGTGTGCTTTCAGAAGCAAGACAGATGCAGATTATACACCAGTGCAGGGTTTCAAACCTTATTTGGGTTGGCCAGAACAAGTTAGGCCCTTTGGAGCCTCGTCAAGTGGAAAGGATACTAGGCTACCCACATAACCATACAAATCTGTTTGAATTAAACCAATCTGATAGATTTGGTGCCATGAAATTTGCATTTCAGACTGATACATTGTCATATTTTCTATCAGTCCTGAAAGGCATGTATCCAGATGGAATAAGAGTGCTATCCATCTACAGTGGCATTGGAGGTGCAGAAGTAACACTTCATCGGCTAGGCATTCCTTTAAAATGTGTAATATCTGTTGAGGAATCTGAGGTGAATAGGAAAATTCTAAGAAGGTGGTGGTCAAAAACTGAACAAACTGGAGTGCTAAGGCAGCATCCGGGAATCTGGAAGCTCAAAACACACGTGATTGAAGACTTGGTGAAAGAGTTTGGTGGTTTTGATCTGATTATCGGTGGGAATTATACTTCTTGCAAAGGTGGTAATACAGTAAATACGACAATGGGCTTGGATTCCAACCGCTTCTATGAGTATGCCCGTGTTGTTAAAAGAGTAAGGACTGCAGTTGGACTCAGTTGA
- the LOC8068185 gene encoding shaggy-related protein kinase alpha produces the protein MASVGVARSSSSLGFQNGTSSSSDADRLPNELGNMSIRDDKDVEDIVVNGNGAEPGHIIVTSIDGRNGQAKQTISYMAERVVGHGSFGTVFQAKCLETGETVAIKKVLQDKRYKNRELQTMRVLDHPNVVALKHCFFSKTEKEELYLNLVLEYVPETAHRVIKHYNKMNQRMPLIYAKLYMYQICRALAYIHNSIGVCHRDIKPQNLLVNPHTHQLKLCDFGSAKVLVKGEPNISYICSRYYRAPELIFGATEYTTAIDVWSAGCVLAELLLGQPLFPGESGVDQLVEIIKVLGTPTREEIKCMNPNYTEFKFPQIKAHPWHKIFHKRMPAEAVDLVSRLLQYSPKLRSTALEALIHPFFDELRDPNTRLPNGRFLPPLFNFKPHELKSVPMDFLVKLIPEHARKQCAFVGW, from the exons ATGGCCTCGGTGGGCGTGGcacgctcttcttcttctttgggaTTTCAGAATGGCACAAGTTCTAGCAGCGACGCAGATCGACTTCCCAACGAGTTGGGCAATATGAGCATAAGGGATGATAAG GACGTTGAAGATATTGTAGTCAATGGCAATGGGGCAGAGCCTGGTCATATCATAGTGACCAGCATTGATGGGAGAAATGGGCAGGCAAAGCAG ACCATTAGTTACATGGCTGAGCGGGTGGTAGGTCATGGGTCCTTTGGAACTGTTTTCCAG GCCAAGTGTCTGGAAACTGGTGAGACCGTAGCTATAAAAAAGGTTCTTCAAGACAAGAGATACAAGAATCGTGAGCTGCAGACTATGCGAGTGCTTGACCACCcaaatgtggtggctctaaagcACTGTTTTTTCTCAAAGACTGAGAAAGAGGAGCTTTATCTCAATTTGGTGCTTGAGTATGTGCCGGAGACTGCTCATCGTGTCATTAAACATTATAACAAGATGAACCAGCGCATGCCTTTGATATATGCAAAACTTTATATGTATCAG ATTTGTAGAGCTTTGGCATATATTCATAACAGCATTGGAGTGTGCCACAGGGACATTAAGCCGCAAAATCTCCTG GTTAACCCTCATACCCATCAGCTAAAACTGTGTGACTTTGGCAGTGCGAAAGTTCTG GTAAAAGGCGAACCAAACATTTCTTACATCTGTTCTAGGTACTACAGAGCTCCAGAGCTCATATTTGGTGCTACTGAATACACTACAGCCATTGATGTTTGGTCTGCTGGCTGTGTACTCGCTGAGCTGCTTCTAGGGCAG CCACTATTCCCTGGAGAAAGCGGTGTTGATCAGCTtgttgaaatcatcaag GTTCTGGGCACACCCACACGTGAAGAAATTAAGTGCATGAATCCAAATTATACCGAATTTAAATTCCCGCAAATCAAAGCTCACCCATGGCATAAG ATCTTCCATAAAAGGATGCCTGCTGAAGCAGTAGATCTCGTGTCCAGGCTTCTTCAGTACTCGCCAAAACTTCGGTCCACTGCT TTGGAAGCATTGATCCATCCATTCTTTGATGAACTTCGGGATCCAAACACCCGCTTACCAAATGGCCGCTTTCTTCCACCTCTCTTCAATTTCAAGCCCCATG AGCTGAAGAGTGTACCGATGGATTTCCTGGTGAAGTTGATCCCTGAGCATGCACGGAAGCAATGTGCCTTTGTAGGGTGGTGA